In Francisella hispaniensis FSC454, a genomic segment contains:
- the ubiG gene encoding bifunctional 2-polyprenyl-6-hydroxyphenol methylase/3-demethylubiquinol 3-O-methyltransferase UbiG has translation MINIDNNEIDKFSRLADSWWNHNGELKTLHQVNPLRLEFIKKFTSLNNKKIIDIGCGGGILSESLTTNDNNVYGLDASSQAINVAKQHAKQNKLKINYINSTIEDFAAQGNLDFDIVTCMEMLEHVPDPESIIASIAKLIKKDGLFFASTLNRNLKSYLLSIVAAEHILKMVPQGTHQYNKFIKPYELIKTAEKYGFVALEIIGVHYNPLTNNFKLASGADVNYIIAFRKV, from the coding sequence ATGATTAATATAGATAACAATGAAATTGATAAGTTCTCTCGCCTAGCTGATAGCTGGTGGAACCATAATGGTGAGTTAAAAACTCTACATCAAGTTAATCCACTAAGATTAGAATTTATCAAAAAATTTACAAGCCTTAATAATAAAAAAATAATCGATATCGGTTGTGGTGGCGGAATACTTAGCGAATCACTTACGACAAATGATAATAATGTTTATGGTTTAGATGCCTCTTCACAGGCTATAAATGTTGCTAAGCAGCACGCTAAGCAGAATAAGCTTAAAATTAACTATATAAACTCAACTATAGAGGATTTTGCCGCGCAAGGAAATTTAGACTTTGATATTGTAACTTGTATGGAAATGTTGGAGCATGTTCCAGATCCAGAGAGTATCATCGCCTCGATCGCAAAACTAATTAAAAAAGACGGCTTATTTTTTGCTTCGACCTTAAACAGAAATCTTAAGTCATATTTACTATCAATAGTTGCTGCTGAGCATATTCTAAAAATGGTACCACAAGGCACACATCAATATAATAAATTTATCAAACCTTATGAACTGATAAAAACTGCTGAGAAATATGGTTTTGTAGCATTGGAAATAATAGGTGTGCATTATAACCCTCTTACAAACAATTTCAAACTTGCTAGTGGTGCTGATGTTAATTATATTATAGCTTTTAGAAAGGTATAA
- a CDS encoding MlaA family lipoprotein — MKLNAKSTLLLSLLGATLSSCSSLKATKDNRDPFESYNRSMYAFNDKAYETLTPAANAYEKVVPDTLKSGIFNIFQNLAEPARVANDMFQGEWDYAGDDGLRFLTNTTLGLAGYFDVADSWFNKPMRYHQSFAVTLHKWGVYDDNEASPYVVWPLIGPGTLEDITTGVDALFNPLTYIFFFAPVGAAVSWGVSVGTTGAYYVNQGVSYLPSYSNLKEVSIDPYIAMRNAYLQNYDYGMAKVLKQQLSKDDATIQTDQAVLGVLGLDSDNVNAQIATTGSTKVKSSEPPVIFKSSISTVNKASQVEEAFDQDYSNDSTALDLANVDNDDTTQSEASKLKTEIRDAKADLPGDADSPASAVQTLAEQG; from the coding sequence ATGAAACTAAATGCTAAGTCTACTTTATTATTATCACTGTTAGGAGCGACTTTGAGTAGCTGCTCAAGTTTGAAAGCTACTAAAGATAATCGTGATCCTTTTGAGAGCTATAATAGATCAATGTATGCTTTTAATGATAAGGCTTATGAAACTTTAACTCCAGCTGCTAATGCGTATGAAAAAGTTGTTCCAGATACTTTAAAGAGTGGGATATTTAATATTTTCCAAAACTTAGCTGAGCCTGCTAGGGTTGCAAATGATATGTTTCAAGGCGAATGGGATTATGCTGGAGATGATGGTCTTAGATTCTTGACAAATACTACTTTAGGTTTAGCAGGTTATTTTGATGTGGCGGATAGTTGGTTTAACAAACCTATGAGATATCATCAAAGTTTTGCAGTTACTCTTCATAAGTGGGGTGTATATGATGATAACGAAGCCTCTCCTTATGTGGTATGGCCGCTTATTGGCCCAGGAACTTTAGAGGATATTACTACAGGCGTTGATGCGTTGTTTAATCCTTTAACTTATATATTCTTCTTCGCTCCAGTTGGTGCTGCCGTATCTTGGGGAGTAAGTGTTGGTACGACAGGCGCATATTATGTTAACCAAGGAGTATCATATCTACCATCGTATTCAAATCTTAAAGAAGTTTCAATAGACCCTTATATAGCAATGAGAAATGCGTATCTGCAGAATTATGATTATGGCATGGCGAAAGTACTAAAACAACAATTAAGCAAAGATGATGCAACTATTCAGACCGATCAAGCCGTACTAGGAGTATTAGGATTAGATAGTGATAACGTCAATGCTCAAATTGCTACTACAGGTAGTACTAAGGTCAAGTCTTCTGAGCCTCCGGTTATATTCAAGAGCAGTATTAGTACCGTTAACAAAGCATCACAAGTTGAGGAAGCATTTGATCAGGACTATTCAAATGATAGTACAGCTCTTGATTTGGCTAATGTTGATAATGATGATACAACACAGAGTGAAGCTAGCAAGCTAAAAACTGAAATAAGAGATGCCAAAGCAGATCTTCCAGGTGATGCAGACTCTCCAGCATCAGCAGTTCAAACTCTTGCCGAGCAGGGGTAG
- a CDS encoding BolA/IbaG family iron-sulfur metabolism protein yields MTKEQLKDILENSLTNCSADIQSDDNVHFSATIIAEEFNDMPSKVKRQQLVYSKINEYILSGELHAIAMKTIATNEVK; encoded by the coding sequence ATGACAAAAGAACAACTTAAAGACATCTTAGAAAATTCACTAACAAACTGTAGTGCTGATATTCAAAGCGATGATAATGTACATTTCTCAGCAACTATAATTGCCGAAGAATTTAATGATATGCCTAGCAAAGTTAAAAGGCAACAATTAGTCTATTCAAAAATAAATGAATATATCCTTTCTGGTGAATTACATGCTATAGCAATGAAAACTATAGCTACTAATGAAGTTAAATAA
- a CDS encoding STAS domain-containing protein, which produces MITVTNNNWTIETELTLKTVASMYRYFRKNLKKIDKTWIIDFAKSDRIDSAGLSLIIEYIKYARKNNIQIVLKNINQKTLSLSNVHGAKTILEEYIS; this is translated from the coding sequence ATGATAACCGTAACTAATAATAACTGGACTATAGAAACAGAATTGACGCTAAAAACTGTTGCTAGCATGTATAGATATTTTAGAAAAAATCTAAAAAAAATAGATAAAACTTGGATTATCGATTTCGCTAAATCTGATAGGATCGATAGCGCAGGCCTATCACTAATAATTGAATACATAAAATATGCTCGAAAAAATAATATACAAATTGTATTGAAAAATATTAACCAAAAAACACTTTCTTTATCAAATGTGCATGGTGCTAAAACTATTTTAGAAGAATATATTAGTTAA
- a CDS encoding MlaC/ttg2D family ABC transporter substrate-binding protein: MLRKISIFLSLIILMVSSAWAIENPVDMLNRTIVKTQDKLIKNADEYKQDPYKLLRLVDREIIPVVAPSVIAQLVVGTPKWKKATPAEQKQFIRSATEMLAFMYAKNVAYAGKYKLTLFPFNKNDTSWENKPIVIVNGKITNIDNDQSSDFAVKMFQKDAKWHIYDFDVAGVSILRTYQQQFAPYPNVVDMTKAAEKVTTKIKEKTYPKLLDKNYNLQSV, encoded by the coding sequence ATGCTACGTAAAATTTCGATTTTTTTATCATTAATAATATTGATGGTTTCAAGTGCTTGGGCGATAGAAAACCCTGTTGATATGCTAAACAGAACTATTGTAAAAACCCAGGATAAACTTATAAAAAATGCTGATGAATACAAACAAGATCCATACAAGCTACTACGTCTTGTTGATCGCGAAATAATTCCAGTGGTTGCACCTAGTGTAATTGCTCAGCTTGTTGTCGGCACCCCAAAATGGAAAAAAGCAACTCCAGCGGAGCAAAAACAATTTATTCGTTCAGCTACAGAGATGCTAGCATTTATGTATGCTAAAAACGTCGCATATGCTGGAAAGTATAAACTTACATTATTCCCTTTTAACAAAAATGATACAAGCTGGGAAAATAAACCAATTGTTATCGTAAATGGTAAAATTACCAACATAGATAATGACCAAAGTTCAGATTTTGCTGTAAAAATGTTCCAAAAAGATGCTAAATGGCATATCTATGATTTTGATGTGGCTGGCGTAAGTATCCTAAGAACATATCAACAGCAATTTGCACCATATCCAAATGTTGTTGATATGACAAAAGCTGCAGAAAAAGTTACAACTAAGATCAAAGAAAAAACATACCCTAAACTTTTAGATAAAAATTATAATCTTCAAAGCGTATAA
- the mlaD gene encoding outer membrane lipid asymmetry maintenance protein MlaD, translating to MRNKYFETSVGIFIIIGVLCLLFLTFKVSGTSFKAFNTQEYTITADFKNVGSLRTNASVKIAGVEIGRVTKIALEKSYNGFMAVVTMAINSDKKIPANYSASIAMSGILGDNYVALSPPSEDIMAIAGIADAASSSEQDKYLHQGSVIQLENTQSAIDLGSLINTFVAGKDDDKSKE from the coding sequence ATGAGGAACAAATATTTTGAGACCTCAGTAGGAATTTTTATAATAATAGGTGTGCTATGCCTGTTATTTTTAACATTTAAAGTCAGTGGTACATCATTTAAAGCATTTAATACACAAGAATATACCATTACTGCTGATTTTAAAAATGTAGGTTCATTACGTACAAATGCCTCTGTTAAAATAGCTGGTGTAGAAATTGGTAGAGTAACTAAAATTGCCCTTGAAAAAAGCTATAATGGATTTATGGCTGTTGTCACTATGGCGATAAATAGTGATAAAAAAATTCCTGCTAATTACTCTGCATCTATTGCTATGTCAGGAATCTTGGGTGATAACTATGTTGCCTTAAGTCCTCCTAGTGAAGATATAATGGCTATTGCTGGTATAGCTGATGCTGCTAGCTCTTCAGAGCAAGATAAATATCTGCATCAAGGAAGTGTGATACAATTAGAAAATACTCAATCAGCAATAGATTTAGGATCACTAATTAACACCTTTGTTGCAGGCAAAGATGATGATAAAAGTAAGGAATAA
- a CDS encoding MlaE family lipid ABC transporter permease subunit: protein MTIFSKVYTLTFSLIYSLVKSLSLILRIVISKLSIRDCIIQIKAVGVNSIIIIVTSGVFIGLVLSLQGYYTLSKFGAHSLLGVMVALSVLRELGPVVTAMLFAGRACSSITSEIGLMKATDQINSLKVMNVNPISFILSTRFWACMISGPILALIFATVAILAGFILAEAALGISYGEFWSNIQSSVTASDISNGIIKSIVFAFITAWIALYQGYYCIPDSNGIAKATTKTVVYCCMSVLGADLILTSIMFGGV, encoded by the coding sequence GTGACAATATTCAGCAAAGTATATACTCTTACATTCTCTTTAATATATAGCTTAGTAAAATCTCTTAGCTTAATACTTAGAATAGTTATTAGTAAATTGAGTATTAGAGATTGTATTATTCAAATAAAAGCTGTTGGGGTTAACTCAATTATTATCATAGTTACATCTGGTGTTTTCATAGGCTTAGTTTTAAGCTTACAGGGCTATTATACCCTATCAAAATTTGGTGCTCATTCATTGCTAGGTGTAATGGTAGCTCTTAGTGTACTTAGAGAACTTGGGCCAGTAGTTACAGCGATGCTTTTTGCTGGGCGAGCATGTAGCTCAATAACTTCAGAAATTGGACTAATGAAAGCCACAGATCAAATCAATAGCCTCAAAGTTATGAATGTTAATCCTATAAGCTTCATATTATCTACAAGGTTTTGGGCATGTATGATAAGTGGTCCAATTTTAGCTCTTATCTTTGCAACTGTTGCAATACTTGCAGGTTTTATACTTGCAGAAGCAGCTTTAGGAATTAGCTATGGAGAATTTTGGAGTAATATCCAGTCATCAGTTACAGCTTCTGATATATCTAACGGAATTATCAAGAGCATTGTATTTGCTTTTATAACTGCGTGGATAGCTTTATACCAAGGTTATTATTGCATACCAGACTCAAATGGCATAGCCAAAGCTACTACAAAAACGGTTGTTTATTGCTGTATGAGTGTTTTAGGTGCAGATCTTATTTTAACATCGATTATGTTTGGAGGAGTTTGA
- a CDS encoding ABC transporter ATP-binding protein, protein MCDISFKNVSFYRDSRCIYNDITFTIPTNKITTILGPSGAGKTTILQLIAGLIKPSLGKICIDDATIEKNTKETQLEKLRHRMGFLFQSGALFTHLSVYDNIAFPLRKNTNLDEKLIRNIVLLKLQAVRLAHTINMMPSELSGGMARRVALARSIAMDPDIMMYDEPFTGQDPASFNKLLELISTLNESLNMTSIIVSHDIQESLSISDHIIIVGNKKIIASDSPENIKNTKNQQIQNFLAGKPLDYNYHNHNDLEKNFFKKEILGS, encoded by the coding sequence ATGTGTGATATTAGTTTCAAAAATGTCTCTTTTTATAGAGATAGTCGCTGTATTTACAATGATATTACTTTTACAATTCCAACGAATAAAATAACGACAATACTCGGACCATCTGGCGCAGGTAAAACTACGATATTACAGCTTATAGCTGGGCTAATCAAACCAAGCTTAGGGAAAATCTGTATTGATGATGCGACTATTGAGAAAAATACCAAAGAAACACAGCTAGAAAAGCTACGCCATAGAATGGGTTTTCTCTTTCAGTCAGGCGCCCTTTTTACTCATTTGAGTGTTTATGACAATATTGCTTTCCCATTACGTAAAAATACCAACCTTGATGAAAAGCTGATAAGAAATATTGTATTATTAAAACTTCAAGCTGTCAGATTAGCTCATACAATTAATATGATGCCAAGTGAGCTTTCTGGGGGTATGGCACGTAGAGTGGCTCTTGCAAGATCGATTGCTATGGATCCTGATATTATGATGTATGATGAACCTTTTACAGGACAGGATCCGGCATCATTTAACAAATTATTAGAATTGATATCTACCTTAAATGAATCTCTAAATATGACCTCAATAATAGTCTCGCATGATATCCAGGAATCTTTGAGCATATCTGATCATATTATTATAGTCGGTAATAAGAAAATTATAGCTAGCGACTCACCAGAGAATATAAAAAATACTAAAAATCAGCAAATACAAAATTTTCTAGCTGGTAAACCACTAGATTATAATTATCATAATCATAATGATTTAGAGAAAAATTTCTTTAAAAAAGAGATTTTAGGGAGCTAA
- the minE gene encoding cell division topological specificity factor MinE has product MLAKLFGLSKKQQSASVAKERLQIIVAHQRSELHPRSSKISSHLLAELKDEIIEVVKKYVALSEENIRDIDLKVEDSSKNSTIEVNIPFN; this is encoded by the coding sequence ATGCTAGCTAAACTTTTTGGATTAAGTAAAAAACAACAGAGTGCTTCAGTAGCTAAAGAGAGGCTACAGATCATCGTTGCTCATCAAAGAAGTGAGTTACATCCAAGATCTTCTAAGATAAGTAGCCACTTACTTGCAGAACTAAAAGATGAAATAATCGAAGTTGTCAAAAAATATGTTGCTTTGTCTGAAGAGAATATTAGAGACATTGATCTAAAAGTTGAAGATAGTAGCAAAAACTCAACTATAGAAGTTAATATTCCTTTTAACTAA
- the minD gene encoding septum site-determining protein MinD, with protein MSEKKQGKVFVVTSGKGGVGKTTSSAAVAYAFAKKGLKTVVIDFDVGLRNLDLIMGCERRVVYDLINVVREEATINQAIIKDKRIDDLYIIPASQTRDKDALTEEGVDRLIEELRNSFDIVLCDSPAGIEKGSLMAMRCADAAIIVTNPEVSSVRDSDRILGMLSSKTLKAQREGEFKEIHLLLNRYDAARARAGAMLKAEDVSEILYTPIVGIIPESKDILEASNSGHPITHFSDSIAAKAYFDAVDRILGKDVPMRYTEQKTSFFKKLIGKS; from the coding sequence ATGAGTGAAAAAAAACAAGGCAAGGTATTTGTAGTTACTTCTGGTAAAGGTGGTGTTGGTAAGACTACTTCAAGTGCTGCTGTTGCATATGCTTTTGCTAAAAAGGGCCTTAAAACAGTTGTTATTGACTTTGATGTTGGTTTGAGAAACCTTGATCTTATAATGGGTTGCGAAAGGCGAGTTGTTTATGATTTGATAAACGTTGTCAGAGAAGAAGCAACTATAAATCAAGCTATTATCAAAGATAAAAGAATCGATGATTTATACATTATTCCAGCATCACAAACTAGAGATAAAGATGCGCTAACTGAAGAAGGTGTTGATAGACTCATTGAAGAATTAAGAAACTCTTTTGATATTGTTTTATGCGATTCTCCAGCAGGTATTGAGAAAGGTTCATTAATGGCTATGAGATGTGCAGATGCTGCAATTATAGTCACTAACCCTGAAGTATCATCTGTTAGAGACTCTGATAGAATACTCGGAATGCTTTCTAGCAAAACTCTTAAAGCTCAAAGAGAAGGTGAATTCAAAGAAATACATCTACTTCTTAATAGATATGATGCTGCTAGAGCAAGAGCTGGTGCAATGCTTAAGGCTGAAGACGTTAGTGAAATACTATACACACCTATTGTTGGTATCATTCCAGAGTCTAAAGACATCCTAGAGGCTTCAAATAGCGGTCATCCAATTACACACTTTAGTGACTCGATTGCCGCTAAAGCCTATTTCGATGCTGTGGATAGAATACTTGGTAAAGACGTACCAATGAGATATACTGAACAAAAAACTAGTTTCTTCAAAAAATTGATAGGTAAATCATAA
- the minC gene encoding septum site-determining protein MinC, with protein sequence MKQAFHFKGGSYTISAININVTEFTQIESLLNSKISQSKSFFHNTPFAIDIRDIDQDEKCSVIFLEKVISTFKANGMIPIGFVVDNKELKTKLAKAGHNILKSGKSKETSIEEDKNFTSAKIVTTPVRTGQSINARDCDVIVTANVNNGAEIIADGSIIVYGRIGGRVIAGSSGNKDAKIICKDLRAELVSIAGKYVTLNNESIPVGNTSNDGYIVYLQDDKIHIEGF encoded by the coding sequence ATGAAGCAAGCTTTTCATTTCAAAGGTGGTAGCTACACTATAAGTGCAATTAACATCAATGTGACTGAATTTACTCAGATTGAGAGTTTATTAAACTCAAAAATTTCTCAGTCTAAATCATTTTTTCACAATACCCCTTTTGCTATTGATATTCGCGATATTGATCAAGATGAAAAATGCTCAGTTATTTTTTTAGAAAAAGTAATTTCCACCTTTAAAGCTAATGGAATGATTCCTATAGGATTTGTTGTTGACAACAAAGAACTAAAAACAAAATTAGCTAAAGCTGGTCACAATATTCTAAAAAGTGGTAAGTCTAAAGAAACTAGCATAGAAGAAGATAAAAACTTTACTTCCGCTAAAATTGTTACTACTCCTGTACGCACTGGTCAATCAATAAATGCTCGTGACTGCGATGTCATTGTTACTGCAAATGTTAATAATGGTGCTGAAATTATTGCTGATGGTAGCATTATTGTTTATGGTAGAATTGGTGGTAGAGTAATTGCCGGCAGTTCCGGCAATAAAGATGCTAAAATAATTTGTAAGGACCTAAGAGCAGAACTAGTATCAATAGCAGGTAAATATGTAACATTAAATAATGAGAGTATACCTGTAGGAAATACTAGCAATGATGGATATATAGTCTATCTACAAGATGATAAGATACATATAGAAGGTTTTTAA
- the rpmG gene encoding 50S ribosomal protein L33, translated as MREKIRLVSSAKTGHFYTTTKNKKEMPNKMEIKKYDPVVRKHVMYKEAKIK; from the coding sequence ATGAGAGAAAAAATCAGACTAGTTTCTTCTGCGAAAACAGGACACTTCTACACTACTACAAAAAATAAAAAAGAAATGCCTAACAAAATGGAAATAAAAAAATATGATCCAGTAGTTCGTAAGCATGTAATGTATAAAGAAGCTAAAATAAAATAA
- the rpmB gene encoding 50S ribosomal protein L28 — MSKVCIVTGKRPATGNNVSHAQNKTRRRFLPNLHTHRFWVESENRYIKLRVSSKGMRIIDKKGIDTVLSDLRAQGHKI; from the coding sequence ATGTCTAAAGTTTGTATAGTTACAGGTAAAAGACCTGCTACTGGAAATAATGTTTCACATGCACAAAATAAAACAAGAAGAAGATTTTTACCTAATCTTCACACACATAGATTTTGGGTAGAAAGTGAAAATAGATATATAAAACTAAGAGTTAGCTCTAAAGGTATGAGAATCATTGACAAAAAAGGTATTGATACTGTACTTAGCGATCTTAGAGCTCAAGGTCATAAAATTTAA
- the lptM gene encoding LPS translocon maturation chaperone LptM, protein MKKQLFVISITIAILVLSACGQTGPLYLPDEDKASSGSTLAKSSSSIVKQNQQSNSTSTSDNQSDTTTKVDNDPSAPALNNNPTTSELFEGENNFNYNNNIQNSQNAGGTPNI, encoded by the coding sequence ATGAAAAAACAACTTTTTGTAATATCAATCACAATAGCTATATTAGTACTAAGTGCATGCGGTCAAACAGGACCTTTATACCTGCCTGATGAAGACAAAGCGAGCTCTGGATCAACTCTTGCAAAATCTAGTTCTAGTATTGTTAAGCAAAATCAACAAAGTAATTCTACTTCAACAAGTGATAATCAAAGTGATACTACAACTAAAGTAGACAATGATCCAAGCGCTCCTGCACTTAATAATAATCCAACTACTAGTGAACTATTTGAGGGAGAAAATAACTTTAACTATAACAACAATATACAAAACTCTCAAAATGCAGGAGGAACTCCTAATATATAG
- a CDS encoding ATP-dependent DNA helicase RecG, which translates to MRFVDFNGVGEATVRALAKYNLHSPNDLLTIFPKDYKDTRVVTPIDQLVAGKKSLIQGRITNLTYKKFGKKFLRFNVSDSTGFCSAILFKFYPNQITMLEKSEYVRCYGKVELALNPQMIHPEWAVVKDGKCALKQGFSPVYRLKKIPDRLISKMIMKMLQDNKVENIIPTKLLLKFNLISFSDALYYVHGLTNHIDDKYLHKAKFSIKFEEMLAYKLAEQNICKNTVKSQSPQLCLTATEQRKFYDKLPYQLTSAQQRAIKEILGDIKKSNTMNRLLQGDVGAGKTIVATMAAYAAAKSGYQVAIMAPTEILAEQHFSFLCQYLASFDIKVIPLLGKLSAKQTRESLEIIKNEKDCVVVGTHAIFQERVEYCNLGLVVVDEQHRFGVEQRLALINKSSSNASKLTPHQLIISATPIPRTLAMTLYGNLKLSILDELPPKRKPIVTTVLNRAKKQNLIEKVKQAVSRGEQVYWVCPLVEESENLDFLQDVKTLYQELIVALGKENVGLIYGSMKSKDKLEEMAAFKAKKYAVLVATTVIEVGVDVPNATIMIIDNAERLGISQLHQLRGRVGRGAKESYCILLYSDRISEVGKKRLSLVRESQDGFYLAEKDLEIRGAGDILGKEQSGISIFKTFDINEYYDNYDKVVEFADLLDKGYPELVDKLIQRWFDKRVNYVEV; encoded by the coding sequence ATGAGGTTTGTTGATTTTAATGGTGTCGGTGAGGCAACTGTCAGGGCATTAGCTAAATATAACTTACATAGCCCAAATGATCTATTAACTATTTTTCCAAAAGACTATAAGGATACACGGGTTGTAACACCTATTGATCAACTTGTTGCTGGTAAGAAAAGTTTGATCCAAGGGCGGATTACTAATCTTACATATAAAAAATTTGGTAAGAAATTTTTGCGTTTTAATGTTAGCGATAGTACTGGTTTTTGTAGCGCGATATTATTTAAATTTTACCCTAATCAAATAACAATGCTTGAGAAGTCTGAGTATGTACGCTGTTATGGGAAAGTTGAATTAGCTTTGAATCCACAAATGATTCATCCAGAGTGGGCTGTTGTTAAAGATGGTAAGTGTGCTTTAAAACAGGGATTTTCGCCGGTTTATCGTCTTAAAAAAATTCCTGATAGATTGATTTCTAAGATGATCATGAAAATGTTACAAGATAATAAGGTTGAAAATATTATTCCCACAAAGCTGTTGCTCAAATTTAATTTAATTAGTTTTTCTGATGCTTTATATTATGTCCATGGGCTGACAAACCATATTGATGATAAGTATTTGCATAAAGCGAAATTCTCTATTAAGTTTGAAGAAATGCTTGCATATAAATTGGCCGAGCAAAATATTTGTAAAAATACTGTAAAATCGCAATCGCCACAATTGTGTTTAACTGCAACAGAACAAAGGAAATTTTATGATAAGTTGCCATACCAGTTAACTAGTGCACAACAGCGAGCGATTAAAGAAATTCTTGGAGACATTAAAAAATCTAATACAATGAATAGACTTCTGCAAGGCGATGTTGGGGCAGGTAAGACTATTGTTGCGACTATGGCAGCATATGCTGCAGCTAAATCTGGTTATCAGGTTGCTATAATGGCGCCTACTGAAATTTTAGCTGAGCAACACTTTAGTTTTCTTTGTCAATATTTAGCTAGTTTTGATATAAAAGTCATCCCATTATTGGGTAAATTATCAGCAAAACAAACTCGTGAAAGTTTAGAGATAATTAAAAATGAAAAAGACTGTGTAGTTGTTGGTACTCATGCAATTTTTCAAGAGCGAGTTGAATATTGTAATCTAGGCTTGGTAGTTGTAGATGAACAGCATAGATTTGGTGTTGAGCAGCGTTTAGCCTTGATAAATAAATCATCATCAAATGCTAGCAAACTAACGCCACACCAATTAATAATTTCAGCAACACCTATTCCGAGAACTTTAGCGATGACGTTATACGGTAATCTCAAATTATCTATTTTAGATGAGCTACCACCTAAACGTAAACCAATAGTTACAACTGTTTTAAATAGAGCTAAAAAACAGAATTTAATTGAAAAAGTTAAACAAGCGGTATCACGTGGTGAACAGGTATACTGGGTATGTCCATTAGTTGAAGAGTCTGAAAATTTGGATTTTTTGCAGGATGTCAAAACCTTATATCAAGAGTTAATTGTAGCTTTAGGTAAAGAAAATGTTGGACTTATCTATGGTAGTATGAAATCTAAAGATAAACTCGAAGAAATGGCTGCATTTAAGGCTAAAAAATATGCAGTACTTGTAGCAACAACAGTCATAGAGGTTGGAGTTGATGTACCAAATGCAACTATTATGATAATAGATAATGCTGAAAGGTTAGGTATATCACAACTTCATCAGCTTCGTGGTAGGGTTGGTAGAGGGGCTAAAGAAAGCTATTGTATTTTGCTTTATAGTGATAGAATTAGCGAGGTTGGCAAGAAGAGGTTGTCACTAGTAAGAGAATCTCAAGATGGTTTTTATCTAGCTGAAAAAGACTTAGAAATTCGTGGTGCTGGTGATATCCTTGGCAAGGAACAGTCAGGAATATCAATCTTTAAAACTTTTGACATTAATGAATATTATGATAATTATGATAAAGTTGTAGAGTTTGCTGATCTTTTAGATAAAGGTTATCCAGAGTTGGTTGATAAACTAATCCAACGTTGGTTTGATAAAAGAGTGAATTATGTGGAAGTTTAA